In Pseudomonadota bacterium, the genomic stretch GGTCCGGATACAGGATGCCTTGACCGTCGCCGAGCAGTACGGGTTTCCGGATTGGGTCGATGTGGACGCCAAGAAGATGCAAGGGGTCTTGAAATACGTACCCGAGCGTGGCGATCTGCCCCCGGATATCAACGAGTCCCTCGTCGTGGCCCTGTATTCCAAGTAGCCGAGCGGAGGATCGCAATGTTGGCGAACCCAACGAATTTATTGAGCCCGCATCAGATCGAGGTGCAGAGCATCGGACCGCGGTGCGCCCGCATCACGCTCGAGCCCCTGGACCGCGGTTTCGGCCATACCCTGGGAAACGCCCTGCGCCGGGTCCTGTTGTCTTCCCTCCCGGGCTGCGCGGTGACCGAGGTCACGATCGAAAACGTCCTGCACGAATACACGACCATCCCCGGCGTGCAGGAGGACGTCACGGATATCCTGTTGAACCTCAAGGGCATCGCCATACGCATGCACGCGAAAGACGAGGCCGTCCTGACCCTCAACAAGAAAGGCAGTGGCGCCGTCCTGGCGGGTGACGTGACCCTCGACCACGACGTCGAGATCGTCAACCCAGGCCACCACATCGCGACCTTGATGGAGTCCGGTGAGCTGCACCTGACCCTCAAGCTGACGCGCAGCCGTGGCTACGCCCCGGCCACGATTGGCGCGAGCGCCGGCGAGGAAGGACAGGAACGTACCATCGGCCGTTTGAGATTGGACGCCTCGTTCAGCCCGGTCCGGCGCGTGGCCTACGAGGTCCAGAATGCGCGTGTCGAACAGCGCACGGACCTCGACAAGCTCATCATGGAGGTCGAGACCAATGGGGCCATGGAGCCGCAGAAGGCCATCCGGGATGCCGCTCATATCCTGCAAGGGCAACTAGCGGTGTTCCTGGACCTGGCCGGGGCCGAGCCTTTACAGGTCACGGCGCGAGAGCTGGACCTCGATCCCATCCTGTTGCGTTCCATCGACGACCTGGAGCTCACCGTGCGTTCCGCCAATTGTCTCAAGGCCGAGAACATCTATTTTGTAGGGGACCTGATCCAGCGCACCGAGGTGGAGCTCATGAGGACCCCCAACCTCGGCAAGAAATCGCTGACGGAGATCAAAGGCGTTCTCGCCACGCGCGGTCTCTCGCTGGGGATGCGGCTCACCAACTGGCCGCCGCCGGGGCTACACCGGCAGGATCAGCAGGTCCAGGCTTAGGTTGGGGGGATCCCCATGCGCCATTTGAATAGCGGGCGGCAGCTCAGCCGCGACAGCAGCCATCGCAAGGCGACGCTGCAGAGCATGGCGGTGTCACTGTTTCGGTACGAGGCCATCAAGACCACCCTGCCCAAGGCCAAGGAGCTGCGGCGGACCGCCGAGCCCTTGATCACACTCGCGAAGCAAGACAGCGTCGCCAAGCGCCGGCTGGCCTTCGCGCGGCTGCGCGACCAGGAGGTGGTGGCCAAGTTGTTCCGCGAGCT encodes the following:
- the rpoA gene encoding DNA-directed RNA polymerase subunit alpha, producing the protein MLANPTNLLSPHQIEVQSIGPRCARITLEPLDRGFGHTLGNALRRVLLSSLPGCAVTEVTIENVLHEYTTIPGVQEDVTDILLNLKGIAIRMHAKDEAVLTLNKKGSGAVLAGDVTLDHDVEIVNPGHHIATLMESGELHLTLKLTRSRGYAPATIGASAGEEGQERTIGRLRLDASFSPVRRVAYEVQNARVEQRTDLDKLIMEVETNGAMEPQKAIRDAAHILQGQLAVFLDLAGAEPLQVTARELDLDPILLRSIDDLELTVRSANCLKAENIYFVGDLIQRTEVELMRTPNLGKKSLTEIKGVLATRGLSLGMRLTNWPPPGLHRQDQQVQA
- the rplQ gene encoding 50S ribosomal protein L17: MRHLNSGRQLSRDSSHRKATLQSMAVSLFRYEAIKTTLPKAKELRRTAEPLITLAKQDSVAKRRLAFARLRDQEVVAKLFRELGPRYRERPGGYLRILKCGFRPGDRAPMAFVELVDRPREDSGNKGGQAAPART